A window from Fervidicoccaceae archaeon encodes these proteins:
- a CDS encoding translation initiation factor IF-6 — protein sequence MNISKLNIYRNPNIGVFLFANNKIALVPPNISKATKRAIADTLQVDPVETTIAGMHIIGVLVAGNDSCLLIPDIIKQEELDSLKEVLEGSIRIAIIKTKHTALGNLISVNNKAAYISDSFEKDAEKEISSSLGLTVFRRSYLGLPIVGSMIVTNDKLAFIHPMINDSEALMISNELKVTTVHATVNEGVGFVKVGIVMNNSGILIGGTTTGPELMNITSAMG from the coding sequence ATGAATATTTCAAAGCTCAACATATATAGAAACCCGAACATAGGTGTCTTTCTTTTTGCTAACAACAAGATAGCACTTGTTCCTCCTAACATCTCCAAGGCCACAAAGAGGGCAATAGCTGATACGCTTCAGGTTGATCCGGTTGAGACAACCATTGCAGGGATGCACATAATCGGAGTGCTGGTTGCTGGAAATGATTCCTGCTTATTGATTCCAGATATAATAAAGCAGGAAGAGCTCGATTCCCTGAAAGAAGTTCTTGAAGGATCCATAAGAATTGCTATTATTAAAACTAAGCACACGGCATTGGGTAATTTAATTTCAGTGAACAATAAGGCAGCATACATTTCCGATTCATTTGAGAAGGATGCTGAGAAGGAAATATCATCCTCGCTTGGCTTGACCGTTTTCAGGAGGTCCTACCTAGGTCTTCCAATAGTTGGCTCAATGATTGTGACGAACGATAAGCTAGCATTCATACATCCAATGATAAATGACTCTGAAGCTCTGATGATAAGCAATGAGCTCAAGGTCACTACAGTACATGCAACAGTCAATGAAGGAGTTGGCTTTGTCAAGGTTGGAATAGTCATGAACAATAGCGGAATTCTCATAGGTGGAACAACAACAGGACCAGAGCTCATGAACATAACGTCCGCTATGGGATAA
- a CDS encoding 50S ribosomal protein L31e, giving the protein MKGNRLELTLNLSKVYTTRRTKRAARAVRYLRDLIKRRTHAERVLIDEKLNKLIWKRGIEKPPRKVKVLISIEESEEIKTKDGKTVRIPKLVKVTLPEPIKEESKQSSA; this is encoded by the coding sequence ATGAAGGGCAACAGGCTGGAGCTAACTCTTAATCTATCAAAGGTATACACAACTAGAAGAACAAAGAGAGCAGCACGGGCAGTGAGATATTTGAGGGATCTGATAAAGAGGAGAACCCATGCAGAGCGAGTGCTCATTGATGAGAAGCTGAACAAACTCATCTGGAAAAGAGGGATTGAGAAACCTCCAAGGAAGGTAAAAGTGCTTATATCAATTGAAGAATCGGAGGAAATAAAGACAAAGGATGGGAAGACGGTGAGGATCCCCAAACTTGTCAAAGTAACACTTCCGGAGCCGATCAAGGAAGAGAGCAAGCAATCTTCTGCGTGA
- a CDS encoding 50S ribosomal protein L39e has translation MAHYKPLGKKLRLAKALKSNQPIPVWVSVKTLRKVRFNFKRRNWRRTKLKV, from the coding sequence ATGGCTCATTACAAGCCTCTTGGAAAGAAGTTAAGGCTGGCTAAGGCACTGAAATCAAACCAACCCATTCCTGTCTGGGTATCTGTGAAAACCCTGCGAAAAGTTAGATTCAATTTTAAGAGGAGGAATTGGAGGAGAACAAAGCTAAAGGTATGA
- a CDS encoding DNA-binding protein, whose amino-acid sequence MGEEEYDEELAEIQRRKLLELQRRMSAEEERRRRAELEAQKQEILRKILTPEARNRLNNVKLVRPEIAQLIEEQLILLAQSGRISEPISDEQLREILQDIYSRSRKDYNIKIREKE is encoded by the coding sequence GTGGGAGAAGAGGAATACGACGAGGAACTGGCTGAAATTCAGAGGAGAAAGCTGTTGGAGCTCCAGAGAAGAATGAGTGCGGAGGAAGAAAGGAGGAGAAGAGCAGAGCTCGAGGCACAAAAGCAAGAGATCCTGAGGAAAATTTTGACGCCTGAGGCAAGGAACAGGCTTAATAATGTGAAGCTAGTTCGACCAGAGATAGCCCAGCTTATAGAGGAGCAGCTGATATTGCTAGCTCAGAGCGGCAGAATTTCTGAGCCAATATCTGATGAGCAGCTCAGGGAAATCCTTCAGGACATCTATTCCCGATCCAGAAAGGATTATAATATAAAAATTAGGGAGAAGGAATAG